Proteins encoded within one genomic window of Citrobacter amalonaticus Y19:
- the motA gene encoding flagellar motor stator protein MotA, with amino-acid sequence MLILLGYLVVIGTVFGGYVMTGGNLGALYQPAEFVIIGGAGIGAFIVGNNGKAIKGTLKALPLLFRRSKYTKAMYMDLLALLYRLMAKSRQQGMFSLERDIENPKESEIFASYPRILADSVMLEFIVDYLRLIISGNMNTFEIEALMDEEIETHESESEVPANSLALMGDSLPAFGIVAAVMGVVHALASADRPAAELGSLIAHAMVGTFLGILLAYGFISPLASVLRQKSAETSKMMQCVKITLLSNLNGYAPPIAVEFGRKTLYSSERPSFLELEEHVRAVKNPNQQQQTTTEGA; translated from the coding sequence GTGCTTATCTTATTAGGTTACCTGGTGGTTATTGGTACAGTTTTCGGTGGTTACGTGATGACCGGCGGAAACCTGGGGGCACTCTATCAACCGGCTGAATTTGTCATCATCGGCGGCGCGGGAATAGGGGCATTTATCGTGGGCAACAACGGTAAAGCCATCAAGGGGACGCTGAAAGCGCTGCCGTTACTGTTTCGCCGTTCGAAATACACCAAAGCGATGTATATGGATCTGCTGGCGCTGCTCTATCGTCTGATGGCTAAGTCCCGCCAGCAGGGGATGTTCTCGCTTGAACGCGATATCGAGAACCCGAAAGAGAGCGAAATTTTTGCCAGCTATCCACGAATCCTTGCCGACTCGGTGATGCTGGAGTTCATCGTCGATTACCTGCGCCTGATCATCAGCGGCAACATGAATACCTTCGAGATCGAAGCGCTGATGGACGAAGAGATTGAAACGCACGAAAGCGAATCAGAAGTGCCAGCCAACAGCCTGGCACTGATGGGGGATTCGCTGCCGGCGTTTGGTATTGTTGCCGCGGTGATGGGGGTCGTACATGCGCTCGCGTCAGCCGATCGCCCCGCGGCAGAGCTGGGTTCACTGATAGCCCACGCGATGGTCGGTACCTTCCTCGGTATTCTGCTGGCCTACGGCTTTATTTCACCGCTCGCCAGCGTCCTGCGTCAGAAGAGTGCGGAAACCAGCAAAATGATGCAGTGCGTGAAGATCACGTTACTGTCGAATCTGAACGGCTACGCCCCGCCGATCGCCGTCGAGTTTGGGCGTAAAACACTGTATTCCAGCGAGCGCCCGTCGTTCCTTGAACTGGAAGAGCATGTTCGTGCAGTGAAAAACCCGAACCAGCAGCAGCAGACGACGACTGAGGGCGCATGA
- the flhC gene encoding flagellar transcriptional regulator FlhC encodes MSEKSIVQEARDIQLAMELITLGARLQMLESETQLSRGRLIKLYKELRGSPPPKGMLPFSTDWFMTWEQNIHASMFCNAWQFLLKTGLCSGVDAVIKAYRLYLEQCPQGEQGPLLALTRAWTLVRFVESGLLQLSSCNCCGGNFITHAHQPAGSFACSLCQPPSRAVKRRKLSQDAADIIPQLLDEQIEQAV; translated from the coding sequence ATGAGTGAAAAAAGCATTGTTCAGGAAGCTCGTGATATCCAGTTAGCAATGGAATTGATCACACTGGGTGCCCGTTTGCAAATGCTGGAAAGCGAAACGCAGTTAAGCCGCGGTCGCCTCATCAAGCTCTACAAAGAACTTCGTGGTAGCCCGCCGCCGAAAGGTATGCTGCCGTTTTCCACTGACTGGTTTATGACCTGGGAGCAAAACATTCATGCTTCCATGTTCTGTAATGCCTGGCAGTTCTTGCTAAAAACGGGTCTGTGCAGTGGCGTTGATGCGGTGATTAAGGCGTATCGGCTGTACCTTGAGCAGTGTCCGCAGGGTGAACAGGGGCCACTGCTGGCGTTGACTCGCGCGTGGACGCTGGTGCGTTTTGTCGAAAGCGGACTGCTTCAGTTATCGAGCTGCAACTGCTGTGGCGGTAATTTTATTACCCATGCTCACCAACCGGCGGGTAGTTTTGCCTGCAGTTTATGCCAGCCGCCTTCCCGTGCGGTAAAAAGACGTAAACTTTCCCAGGATGCTGCCGATATTATTCCACAACTGCTGGATGAACAGATCGAACAGGCTGTTTAA
- the flhD gene encoding flagellar transcriptional regulator FlhD: MHTSELLKHIYDINLSYLLLAQRLIVQDKASAMFRLGINEEMAVSLGALTLPQMVKLAETNQLVCHFRFDSHQTITRLTQDSRVDDLQQIHTGIMLSTRLLSDVNQADETARKKRA; this comes from the coding sequence ATGCATACATCCGAGTTGCTGAAACACATTTATGACATTAACTTGTCATATTTACTCCTTGCACAGCGTCTAATCGTTCAGGACAAAGCGTCCGCCATGTTTCGCCTCGGGATCAATGAGGAAATGGCGGTCTCACTGGGGGCGCTGACCCTTCCGCAGATGGTAAAACTGGCAGAAACGAATCAGCTTGTGTGTCATTTCCGTTTCGACAGTCATCAAACCATTACGCGTCTGACTCAGGATTCCAGAGTAGACGATCTCCAGCAAATTCACACCGGTATCATGCTGTCCACTCGTCTGTTAAGTGATGTCAATCAGGCTGATGAAACCGCGCGTAAGAAAAGGGCCTGA
- the uspC gene encoding universal stress protein UspC has protein sequence MSYTHILVAVAVTPESQQLLAKAVSIARPVNARISLITLASDPELYNQFAAPMLEDLRAVMHEETNDFLEKLGKEAGYPIAQTFITYGELSEHILDVCRKHDVDLVICGNHNHSFFSRASCSAKSVVSSSQVDVLLVPLEGD, from the coding sequence ATGAGCTACACACACATTCTTGTTGCCGTGGCGGTGACTCCGGAAAGCCAACAACTCCTGGCAAAAGCCGTCTCCATTGCCCGTCCCGTTAACGCCCGGATAAGCCTTATCACCCTCGCCTCCGACCCTGAGTTATACAACCAATTTGCCGCCCCTATGCTGGAAGATTTACGCGCGGTGATGCATGAAGAAACGAATGATTTTCTTGAAAAACTGGGGAAAGAAGCAGGTTACCCGATCGCACAGACCTTCATTACCTATGGCGAATTAAGCGAGCATATTCTGGACGTCTGCCGCAAGCACGATGTGGACTTGGTCATCTGCGGTAACCACAACCACAGCTTCTTTTCGCGAGCGTCCTGCTCGGCGAAAAGTGTGGTGAGTTCAAGCCAGGTTGACGTTCTGCTGGTCCCGCTTGAAGGGGATTAA
- the otsA gene encoding alpha,alpha-trehalose-phosphate synthase: protein MSRLVVVSNRIAPPDNKTSAGGLAVGILGALKAAGGLWFGWSGELGNEDKPLKKVTRGNITWASFNLSEKDHDEYYNQFSNAVLWPAFHYRLDLVNFQRTAWEGYQRVNAQLADKLLPLLKDDDILWIHDYHLLPFASELRKRGVNNRIGFFLHIPFPTPEIFNALPSSEILLEQMCDFDLLGFQTENDRQAFLDGLSSLTRVSSCDTHNHTAWGKHFHTAVYPIGIEPQEIARQASGPLPPKLAQLKAELKTLKNIFSVERLDYSKGLPERFQAYEALLEKFPQHHGKIRYTQIAPTSRGEVQAYQDIRHQLETEAGRINGKYGQLGWTPLFYLNQHFERKLLMKVYRASDVGLVTPLRDGMNLVAKEFVAAQDPANPGVLVLSQFAGAANELTSALIVNPYDRDEVAAALDRALTMPLAERMSRHAEMLEVIVKNDINHWQEQFISDLKTLTPRRAETLQPRNVATFPKLA, encoded by the coding sequence ATGAGTCGTTTAGTCGTAGTATCTAATCGAATAGCGCCTCCGGATAACAAAACCAGTGCAGGCGGCCTGGCCGTTGGGATATTGGGGGCGTTGAAAGCGGCTGGGGGGCTTTGGTTCGGTTGGAGTGGCGAACTGGGTAACGAGGATAAGCCATTAAAAAAGGTCACCCGGGGCAACATCACCTGGGCATCGTTTAACCTGAGCGAGAAGGATCACGACGAGTATTACAACCAGTTCTCTAACGCGGTGTTATGGCCAGCCTTTCACTACCGGCTTGACCTGGTAAACTTCCAGCGTACTGCCTGGGAAGGCTACCAGCGTGTGAATGCGCAACTGGCAGACAAGCTGCTGCCGCTGCTAAAAGACGATGATATCCTCTGGATCCATGATTATCACCTGCTGCCATTTGCCAGCGAACTGCGTAAGCGCGGCGTGAACAACCGGATCGGATTTTTCCTGCATATTCCCTTTCCCACGCCGGAGATTTTCAATGCCTTGCCGTCATCAGAGATCCTCCTTGAGCAGATGTGCGATTTTGATCTGCTGGGTTTTCAAACCGAAAACGACCGCCAGGCTTTCCTCGACGGCCTCTCCAGCCTGACAAGAGTCAGTTCCTGCGACACGCACAACCACACGGCGTGGGGGAAACACTTTCACACGGCGGTCTATCCTATCGGCATTGAACCGCAGGAAATTGCCCGCCAGGCGTCGGGGCCGCTGCCGCCGAAACTGGCTCAGCTCAAGGCTGAGTTAAAGACCCTGAAGAATATCTTTTCCGTTGAGCGACTCGATTACTCAAAAGGGCTTCCGGAGCGTTTTCAGGCCTATGAGGCGCTGCTGGAGAAATTCCCTCAGCATCACGGGAAAATTCGTTATACGCAGATTGCGCCCACTTCGCGTGGCGAAGTGCAGGCGTATCAGGATATCCGTCATCAGCTTGAGACGGAAGCCGGACGCATTAACGGCAAATACGGGCAGTTAGGCTGGACGCCGCTGTTTTATCTTAACCAGCATTTTGAACGTAAACTGCTAATGAAAGTCTACCGCGCATCGGATGTGGGACTGGTCACGCCGCTGCGCGACGGCATGAATCTGGTGGCGAAAGAGTTCGTTGCCGCCCAGGATCCCGCCAATCCAGGCGTTCTGGTGCTGTCGCAATTCGCCGGTGCGGCCAATGAGCTGACTTCTGCGCTGATAGTCAACCCGTACGATCGCGATGAAGTGGCGGCGGCGCTGGATCGCGCACTCACAATGCCGCTGGCCGAGCGAATGTCGCGTCATGCTGAGATGCTGGAAGTGATTGTGAAAAACGACATCAATCACTGGCAGGAGCAGTTTATCAGCGATCTAAAGACGCTCACCCCACGCAGGGCTGAAACTCTTCAGCCACGCAACGTTGCGACGTTTCCAAAGCTTGCCTGA
- the otsB gene encoding trehalose-phosphatase — protein sequence MTEPLTVTPEQSVHYAYFFDLDGTLAELKPHPDQVVIPPTILQMLHHLAECNAGALALISGRSMVELDALAHPWRFPLAGVHGAERRDINGKMHIVHLPSAIERDISVQLHTALAQLPGTEIETKGMAFALHYRQAPEHEAALQALALRITQTWPQLALQQGKCVVEIKPKGTNKGEAIAAFMREAPFAGRVPVFLGDDLTDETGFGVVNKAGGISVKVGEGETQAQWRLAGVPDVWRWLESVYAAQQEKNMNDRRDGNESFSRSI from the coding sequence GTGACAGAACCGTTAACCGTAACCCCTGAACAGTCCGTGCACTATGCTTATTTTTTTGATCTCGATGGAACCCTTGCGGAGCTCAAGCCGCATCCAGACCAGGTGGTGATTCCTCCCACGATCCTTCAGATGCTCCATCATCTTGCAGAATGCAACGCAGGGGCTCTGGCATTGATTTCAGGGCGCTCAATGGTTGAACTTGACGCGTTGGCTCACCCATGGCGCTTTCCGCTGGCAGGCGTGCATGGGGCTGAACGCCGTGACATCAATGGGAAAATGCATATCGTGCACCTCCCTTCGGCAATAGAACGCGATATCAGCGTGCAGTTACATACGGCGCTGGCGCAGCTGCCGGGAACAGAGATTGAGACCAAAGGAATGGCGTTTGCGCTGCATTACCGACAGGCGCCAGAGCATGAAGCCGCGCTGCAGGCACTGGCGTTGCGTATCACGCAAACCTGGCCGCAGCTCGCGCTTCAGCAGGGGAAGTGTGTTGTCGAAATTAAGCCGAAAGGCACTAACAAAGGTGAAGCCATCGCCGCGTTTATGCGGGAAGCGCCGTTTGCCGGGCGGGTCCCTGTTTTTCTGGGTGACGATCTGACCGATGAGACGGGGTTTGGTGTCGTGAACAAGGCGGGTGGCATTTCAGTGAAAGTCGGAGAGGGGGAGACACAGGCGCAATGGCGATTAGCCGGGGTGCCAGATGTCTGGCGCTGGCTGGAGTCTGTTTACGCGGCACAACAAGAAAAAAACATGAATGACAGGAGAGATGGCAATGAGTCGTTTAGTCGTAGTATCTAA
- the araH gene encoding arabinose ABC transporter permease AraH, producing the protein MSSVTTSGSGAPKSPSPFSLGRIWDQYGMLVVFAVLFLACAIFVPNFATFINMKGLGLAISMSGMVACGMLFCLASGDFDLSVASVIACAGVTTAVVINMTESLWIGVGAGLLLGVLCGLVNGFVIAQLKINALITTLATMQIVRGLAYIISDGKAVGIEDERFFTLGYANWFGLPAPIWLTVGCLIIFGLLLNKTTFGRNTLAIGGNEEAARLAGVPVVRTKIIIFVLSGLVSAAAGIILASRMTSGQPMTSIGYELIVISACVLGGVSLKGGIGKISYVVAGVLILGTVENAMNLLNISPFAQYVVRGLILLAAVIFDRYKQKAKRTV; encoded by the coding sequence ATGTCTTCCGTAACTACTTCCGGATCGGGCGCGCCAAAGTCGCCGTCACCTTTTAGCCTGGGACGTATCTGGGACCAGTATGGCATGTTGGTGGTGTTCGCCGTCCTGTTCCTGGCCTGCGCCATTTTTGTGCCAAACTTCGCGACATTCATCAATATGAAAGGGCTGGGGCTGGCGATCTCCATGTCCGGGATGGTGGCCTGCGGCATGTTGTTCTGCCTGGCGTCAGGGGATTTCGACCTGTCCGTGGCGTCGGTGATCGCCTGTGCCGGGGTGACCACGGCGGTGGTCATCAATATGACCGAAAGCCTGTGGATCGGCGTGGGGGCGGGCCTGCTGCTGGGAGTGCTGTGCGGACTGGTCAACGGCTTCGTGATTGCACAACTGAAAATCAACGCCCTGATCACCACGCTGGCAACGATGCAAATCGTCCGTGGCCTGGCGTATATCATTTCCGACGGTAAAGCGGTGGGGATTGAAGACGAGCGCTTCTTTACTCTCGGCTATGCCAACTGGTTCGGCTTACCGGCACCGATCTGGCTCACGGTGGGCTGCCTGATCATCTTTGGCTTGCTGTTAAACAAAACCACCTTCGGGCGCAACACGCTGGCGATTGGGGGTAACGAAGAGGCGGCGCGTCTGGCTGGGGTGCCGGTGGTACGTACCAAAATCATTATTTTCGTGCTCTCCGGACTGGTCTCTGCGGCAGCCGGGATTATCCTCGCCTCGCGTATGACAAGCGGGCAGCCGATGACCTCCATTGGCTATGAGCTGATTGTTATCTCTGCCTGCGTGTTAGGGGGCGTTTCCCTGAAGGGCGGCATCGGAAAAATCTCATATGTGGTGGCGGGTGTCCTGATTCTGGGCACCGTGGAGAATGCCATGAACCTGCTGAACATTTCGCCTTTCGCCCAGTACGTCGTGCGCGGTCTGATCCTGCTGGCCGCAGTGATCTTCGACCGTTACAAACAAAAAGCGAAGCGTACAGTCTGA
- the araG gene encoding arabinose ABC transporter ATP-binding protein AraG: MQQSTPYLSFRGIGKTFPGVKALTDISFDCYAGQVHALMGENGAGKSTLLKILSGNYAPTTGSLAIREQEMSFADTTAALNAGVAIIYQELHLVPEMTVAENIYLGQLPHKGGIVNRTLLNYEAGLQLKHLGMDIDPATPLKYLSIGQWQMVEIAKALARNAKIIAFDEPTSSLSAREIENLFRVIRELRKEGRVILYVSHRMEEIFALSDAITVFKDGRYVKTFTDMQQVNHDALVQAMVGRDLGDIYGWQSRPYGAERLRLHEVKAPGVRTPISLTVRSGEIVGLFGLVGAGRSELMKGLFGGTRISEGQVYIDEKPVDIRKPANAIAAGMMLCPEDRKAEGIIPVHSVRDNINISARRKHVLGGCVINNGWEETNADHHIRSLNIKTPGAEQLIMNLSGGNQQKAILGRWLSEEMKVILLDEPTRGIDVGAKHEIYNVIYALAARGVAVLFASSDLPEVLGVADRIVVMREGEIAGELLHEQADERQALSLAMPKVSQAVA, translated from the coding sequence ATGCAACAGTCTACCCCGTATCTCTCATTTCGCGGCATTGGTAAAACCTTCCCCGGCGTTAAAGCGCTTACGGATATCAGTTTTGACTGTTACGCCGGTCAGGTGCATGCGCTGATGGGTGAAAATGGCGCCGGGAAATCAACACTCTTAAAAATTCTCAGCGGTAACTATGCGCCAACCACGGGCTCTTTGGCGATTCGCGAGCAGGAAATGAGCTTCGCGGATACCACCGCCGCGCTGAATGCCGGCGTTGCCATCATTTACCAGGAATTGCATCTCGTGCCAGAGATGACCGTTGCCGAGAATATCTACCTCGGTCAGCTTCCGCACAAAGGCGGCATTGTGAACCGCACACTGCTCAATTATGAAGCGGGTCTGCAACTTAAACATTTGGGGATGGATATCGACCCCGCAACCCCCCTGAAGTATCTCTCGATCGGTCAGTGGCAGATGGTGGAGATCGCCAAAGCGCTGGCGCGTAACGCCAAGATCATCGCCTTCGACGAACCGACCAGTTCGCTCTCCGCAAGAGAGATAGAGAACCTGTTTCGGGTGATCCGCGAACTGCGTAAAGAAGGGCGGGTCATTCTGTATGTCTCGCACCGCATGGAGGAAATCTTCGCCCTCAGCGATGCGATTACCGTGTTTAAAGATGGCCGCTACGTGAAAACCTTTACCGATATGCAGCAGGTCAACCACGATGCGCTGGTGCAGGCAATGGTAGGGCGCGATCTGGGCGATATCTACGGCTGGCAGTCACGTCCCTATGGCGCAGAACGCCTGCGTCTGCATGAAGTAAAAGCGCCGGGCGTGCGCACGCCCATCAGCCTCACGGTACGCAGTGGCGAAATTGTCGGGCTGTTTGGACTGGTGGGAGCGGGGCGCAGTGAGTTGATGAAAGGCCTGTTTGGCGGCACCCGCATCAGCGAAGGGCAGGTCTATATCGACGAAAAACCCGTTGATATTCGCAAGCCGGCGAATGCCATCGCGGCAGGAATGATGCTGTGCCCGGAAGACCGAAAAGCGGAGGGGATCATCCCGGTACATTCGGTACGCGACAACATCAACATCAGCGCCCGGCGTAAGCATGTGCTGGGCGGATGTGTGATCAACAACGGATGGGAGGAGACCAATGCCGACCATCACATTCGCTCGCTGAACATCAAAACGCCCGGTGCCGAACAGCTCATCATGAATCTCTCCGGCGGTAACCAGCAAAAGGCGATTCTCGGCCGCTGGCTGTCGGAAGAGATGAAGGTGATTTTACTCGACGAACCGACGCGCGGGATTGACGTTGGTGCGAAGCATGAAATTTATAACGTTATCTATGCCCTGGCTGCGCGCGGCGTTGCCGTGCTGTTCGCCTCCAGTGACCTGCCGGAAGTCCTCGGCGTGGCTGACCGCATTGTGGTGATGCGGGAAGGAGAGATTGCCGGGGAATTACTTCACGAACAGGCGGATGAGCGACAGGCGCTGAGCCTCGCGATGCCTAAAGTCAGCCAGGCTGTCGCCTGA
- the araF gene encoding arabinose ABC transporter substrate-binding protein AraF yields MHKFTKALAAIGLAAVMSQSAMAESMKLGFLVKQPEEPWFQTEWKFADKAGKDLGFEVIKIAVPDGEKTLNAIDSLAASGAKGFVICTPDPKLGSAIVAKARGYDMKVIAVDDQFVNAKGKPMDTVPLVMMAATKIGERQGQELYKEMQKRGWDVKESAVMAITANELDTARRRTSGSMEALKAAGFPEKQIYQVPTKSNDIPGAFDAANSMLVQHPEVKHWLIVGMNDNTVLGGVRATEGQGFKAADVIGVGINGVDAVSELSKAQATGFFGSLLPSPDVHGYKSSEMLYNWVTKGAEPPAFTEVTDVVLITRDNFKEELAKKGLGGK; encoded by the coding sequence ATGCACAAATTCACTAAAGCGCTGGCAGCCATCGGTCTGGCCGCCGTTATGTCACAATCCGCTATGGCAGAATCGATGAAACTGGGTTTTCTGGTGAAACAACCGGAAGAACCCTGGTTCCAGACAGAGTGGAAATTTGCCGATAAAGCCGGGAAAGATCTGGGCTTTGAAGTGATTAAAATTGCGGTGCCGGACGGCGAGAAGACCCTGAATGCGATTGACAGCCTGGCGGCAAGTGGGGCGAAGGGGTTTGTGATTTGCACCCCGGACCCGAAACTGGGTTCCGCCATTGTTGCTAAAGCACGCGGCTACGACATGAAAGTGATCGCCGTGGACGATCAGTTCGTTAACGCCAAAGGCAAACCGATGGATACGGTCCCGCTGGTGATGATGGCGGCGACCAAAATCGGCGAACGTCAGGGCCAGGAACTGTATAAAGAGATGCAGAAACGCGGCTGGGACGTTAAAGAGAGCGCGGTGATGGCGATTACGGCTAACGAACTGGATACCGCACGTCGTCGTACTTCCGGTTCGATGGAAGCGCTGAAAGCTGCAGGCTTCCCGGAAAAACAGATCTACCAGGTCCCAACCAAATCTAACGATATCCCAGGCGCATTTGATGCCGCCAACTCCATGCTGGTTCAGCACCCTGAAGTGAAACACTGGCTGATTGTCGGTATGAACGATAACACCGTGCTGGGCGGCGTGCGCGCCACTGAAGGTCAGGGCTTTAAAGCGGCGGACGTAATCGGCGTGGGTATCAACGGCGTTGACGCAGTGAGCGAACTGTCAAAAGCGCAGGCGACCGGCTTCTTCGGCTCACTGCTGCCAAGCCCGGACGTGCACGGTTATAAATCCAGTGAAATGCTCTACAACTGGGTGACCAAAGGCGCTGAGCCACCTGCATTCACCGAAGTGACTGACGTGGTGCTGATCACCCGTGACAACTTTAAAGAAGAGCTGGCGAAAAAAGGGTTAGGCGGCAAGTAA
- a CDS encoding DJ-1/PfpI family protein, whose product MKRVAVLLASGFEEAEAIVTIDILRRLNIDVDTLACEASRAVVSYHDVPMVADYTLAGQRESLYDAVVLPGGPQGSVNLAANPQVVEFISRHDAAGKLICPICSAAARVLGGNGLLKGRRYVCSGDLYETVTDGVYIDAPVVEDGNLLSGKGLGHIFDFALTLSARLLGDDKPVRDHAEHIYYPW is encoded by the coding sequence ATGAAAAGAGTGGCAGTCTTACTGGCATCGGGTTTCGAAGAAGCGGAAGCGATCGTCACCATTGATATCTTGCGTCGTCTGAATATCGATGTTGACACACTGGCCTGCGAGGCGTCTCGCGCCGTGGTGAGTTACCACGATGTTCCAATGGTGGCCGATTACACCCTGGCGGGGCAGCGGGAGAGCCTGTATGACGCGGTGGTGTTGCCGGGGGGACCACAGGGAAGTGTGAACCTTGCGGCGAATCCACAGGTTGTCGAATTTATCTCGCGTCATGATGCCGCCGGGAAATTAATTTGCCCTATTTGCTCAGCAGCTGCACGCGTGCTAGGCGGCAACGGCTTACTGAAGGGGCGTCGTTATGTCTGTTCAGGCGATCTCTATGAAACGGTGACCGACGGAGTCTATATCGATGCGCCAGTGGTGGAGGACGGTAATCTCCTGAGCGGTAAAGGATTAGGCCATATTTTTGATTTTGCCCTGACGCTGTCAGCCCGTTTATTGGGCGATGACAAACCGGTCCGCGATCACGCCGAGCATATCTATTATCCGTGGTAA
- a CDS encoding non-heme ferritin-like protein, whose protein sequence is MAAVGMVHKLNNQMNLEFYASNLYLHLSEWCSEHRLMGTATFLRTQAQSNVTHMMRVFNFMKNAGANPVVKAIDVPGEDLHSLEELFQKTMDDYEQRASTLSQLTDEAEALNDAPTLDFLHDLEKEQQQDGLLLQTILDEVRSAKRAGLCPAQTDQHVLNVVNYQQH, encoded by the coding sequence ATGGCTGCAGTTGGAATGGTTCACAAACTCAACAATCAAATGAATCTTGAGTTTTATGCTTCCAATCTCTACCTCCATCTGAGTGAGTGGTGTTCCGAACACCGTCTGATGGGTACTGCGACTTTCTTGCGTACTCAAGCTCAGAGTAACGTCACCCACATGATGCGCGTGTTTAACTTCATGAAAAATGCCGGGGCGAATCCGGTCGTTAAAGCCATCGACGTACCGGGCGAGGATTTACATTCGCTGGAAGAGCTGTTTCAGAAAACGATGGATGATTATGAACAGCGCGCCAGCACGCTTTCGCAGCTGACTGACGAAGCTGAAGCCTTGAATGATGCTCCAACCCTCGATTTTCTCCACGATCTGGAAAAAGAACAGCAGCAAGATGGACTGTTGTTGCAAACTATTCTTGATGAAGTGCGTAGCGCCAAACGCGCAGGCCTGTGCCCGGCACAGACCGATCAGCACGTCCTCAACGTGGTCAATTACCAACAGCATTAA
- the yecJ gene encoding DUF2766 family protein YecJ, producing MSQPLNADQELVSDVVACQLVIKQILDVLDVIAPVEVREKMTSQLKNIDFSTHPAAADPVTLRAIQKAIALIELKFTPQGESH from the coding sequence ATGTCCCAACCGCTGAATGCCGATCAGGAACTGGTCTCTGACGTTGTCGCCTGCCAGCTTGTCATCAAACAAATCCTCGATGTTCTCGACGTCATCGCGCCCGTCGAAGTTCGTGAAAAAATGACCAGCCAACTGAAAAATATTGATTTTTCAACGCATCCCGCTGCTGCCGATCCCGTCACGTTGCGCGCTATCCAGAAAGCGATCGCGCTGATCGAACTGAAGTTCACGCCGCAGGGCGAATCTCACTAA
- the azuC gene encoding stress response protein AzuC, with product MKLRKILKSMFENYCKTFKDVPPGAMF from the coding sequence CTGAAACTGCGCAAAATCCTGAAAAGCATGTTTGAAAATTATTGCAAAACTTTCAAAGACGTACCGCCAGGCGCTATGTTCTGA